The sequence acttaagggggggggggggggggggggggtatgttcAGCTAGGGATGGGAAACCTTAGGCACAGGGAGAAGGAAATGAGGTGATGGAGCAAGTAGAAGATGGGTTACTCCCTGATAATTGATTTAacgtgtggctatctcattataatGAGGGCCTTACATGTGCTGGACTCTACAACATGAACTGGACTTGGCAACATGTCTGTTATAATAGGAACACTACTTGAATTCTGATCACCAGTTTCTCTGTGCCTACTGTGGTTTCCTTGCCTCCTTAATGATCACATGTCCGTTGTGGTAGGATTGCAGTTTCCCTTTCAATTGCTTAGGCTGAGTTGTGAGTCATGTCATCCTTGATCCAGTGAAGCACATTAGGCAATGCATCGGCTGTTGTAGATCCAGTGAAGCATGATCTCTCCAAGCACATTGGAGTTGATGCTTCCTGCATGAAATTGCAGATGCAAGAGCAGGTTGTTGCTCTCCAGTATGTGCCATCAGAACTCTAGTTAGCTGATTTCTTCGCCAAGGCACATTCTAGAGCTTTGTTGTTGATCTGCCTTTAATTTTGTGTAGGGTGTTATTGGAGGTCCATTTCACAAACTTGTATAAGCAAAATGTACGTACTGATTAGTTATGGCTTGGTCTAGTAACAGAATGTTAATTATCTCGACGATGCATTTTACATCTTCTATCCTTTTCCATTGTTTGGTTTTCTTATAGTTGATTAACATGTTTAATGTAATGCAGCTTTTGTCACACCCATTCATCAAGAGGTATGAGCAAACTGGTGTGGACTTGGCAGCATATGTCAGGGGTGTTGTTAACCCAACAGAAAGATTAAAGCAAATAGCAGAGGTGAATTCTGTTGAGCATATTTCAGCTTACTGTTCTTTCTACTTCAGTTAACTATAAGGGCGCACACGTGATACGAAACATGCCCCCTATATCAAGAACTGATGCTAGACCTTAGAAGTGGGGCTGGGAGGGAGAGCTGGGGTAGAGGCTAGATGGAGGAGGTATAGTTAAGCACTCGCTTGATGGAGTTACTGCCAGCTTGCCTTCTTTGGCCTCTGCCGCCTAACCGCTGGTGGTCACCACTCACTAGGGGCGCCATTCCTATTTGTTCTGTCCGCCTTTCCTTGGGTACAAAACAGAGACAGTTTATTTTTTTGTCTTTCAGTTTTAGTTTAGTTCATTGTTTCTTTTCCCGATATATAATATAGCTAGTATACAATAGGTCGTCGACCTGGAGTCTGGGGCTGCGTTGTTGTGCACTATGGTTCCAAAGAACACTACCCCATCCCCTATCAACCCTACTTGTTGGGCCACCTTAACCGTGTCTGGCTGATCGGTTTTGCTGATAGCTATGATTGTACATTAGAAAATAGGAAGAACAAAGTGGCACAAGTGTGATCCATTTGAACGAATGCACTGCAGTATTCCTATACTTCCGTTGAACGAGTAAAATGTTACACCAGTGCTAGTCATGTATAGAATACTGGCCTGATAGGTCAGTTCAGATTATTCTAAAACTTGATAATTTCTTTGTTTGCTGCCCAGAGAAACCCTTTGGTTTTCTCTTGGAGCGGAGTGCGTCAAAAAATAAATACTAATATATAAGTCGAGAGTGTTCGAGCCCCTCTATCCCCATACTCTCTTTAACTTTCCTATTTATCCTCTCTTTCCATTTCCACTCGTCTGTTGATTCTTCAACATTAGCTGGCCTTTTCCCACAATTCAGATCTCAATTCAAACTCAAGAACGAATCATATGTATCTTCCTAGATTGATAGAACTCGCCTATTAGACCCAAACGCATCCAACGGATACTTACTatttgatttattccttttcttaacACTCCTCACGATCTCTAACATAACTTATCCAAGGCCTTCACGGATATGCTCGTCTCCTGTTGTCTTGTGGACCCACACACATGATAATAATATCCAAGCTTTTGAAGTGAAAATTAATCAATTAGCTCCCTTTTACGTTTTAGAAAACCTCATTAAAATGTGATGAAAAAACTGATGATCCTGTGTGTGAAGTACTGAGCtgatttcccccccccccccactcaatCCCAGATGCTTGCTGTTCATTATTACCTCCTGTTTAATGGCTCTGAAGGACCTTGGAATCATATGAAGACATTCTACAGGGAAGAATCATCTTTCAGGTACCTGAGGCAGTGTTACATGTTTTAATATTACCTTAAAACTTAGTTGTACCACAGCAGATAGCATCTTATTGCTTTTTAGGCGTTTAACCTTTACGTAAATTGTGGCCCCAGTAACTGGTTACGGTATTCTTAGAAACAGTTTGGTACTAATAATATGGAAAGTGTGTTGTGTGATCATCAATATGAAAACTTGCTGAAACTAGCATGGAGTTGCCAACAGGTTGATGTATCTAGCTGAATTAATAGTTGCACTTTATCCTGTAGGCAGTGTTGTGCTTCTCTTGTTCTACTTCTACCAGGTAGTAACCGGCTGGTTACTGCCATCTTTCCAATCTGTTTCTGAGCATATGCATGATATGTGGTTCCTGTTTTTGCAGTTTTTCAGGGAATGTGTATGTCGGACAAAGTGCCATATTTGATACTTTATCAAATATAAGAAAGAAGTTAAAAGGTGATCGGCCTAGagaaaaaattgttcatgttgttGAGAAGCTACACTGCCGTGCGAATGGGGAAACAGAAATCGCTATTCGTGTGTCTGGGTCATTCATCACGGGCAACCAATTCCTAATATTTGGTGAAGGGTTGCAAGCTGAAGGGATGCCCAGCTTGGACGGAATTGATATCGACATTCCAAGCAAGCGCGTAGGCCAGTTCCGGGAGCAGTTCACCGTGCATCCAGGGACTTCCATGGGGTGCTACTACATAGCAAAGCAAGACCTCTACATCGTTCAGTCCTGAAAACAATGTATAAACTGTAAGGTGAGCCTTCTAAATCTCATGTGTACTCTTTGATGGATCGCTCTTAATGCCGTGTGGATCATCTGTTTGCTTATGAGATTTCTCGGCTTGCAGTTATGTTCCGTTTGTGCCGTCAATGATTCCAGTTCCCGATGAAAGCTAGCTATGTCATGGTTTCCACTTTCTCGCGGCCCCTTGACTTCGACATCGACAGGCTTGAGACCACAACGCAGTCCTGCTACCATTGACATTGATTCCATTTCTTCTCGATGCGAGCAATCAAACCTGTAGCTGAAACATAACTTGATCGTTGACCACTTGTTTGTAAGGTGGCAAGGAGGATGAAGCGATTCTAATGATTGTTGTGCATAGATAGATACTCTTGACACATGGTGCGGGTTTATTCGAGGCTGCTCGATTTCTGTTGTAGATGAGAAGATTGCGCGTGTGCGCTAATAAGTGACGCAGCCCCAATGTAGGTCTGTACTACTCATGCTTATGTGGGAAAAAAAAAGACTATCTATAATTAACTCCGCTGGTACTGTATCGTTCTGTTtgacatttttcttttttcttcaacTGTTACTAAGATGCCTGAGAAGTTCAAATTTTATGCACTTTATTTCGATGGAGTGATCTTGTCTATAGCAAGAGCTGCCAAACGATTTGTGATTTCAGTATTGTTCATTTATTTGGAAGTAGATAAATTCCAATAGTGAAGGTCGCATATGACAACTTATTTGAATGATTTTTTTTGGCTGAAAATGGAGTCCATGCCAATGTTCCTAAAGAGAtcttctgatatatatatatatatatatatatatatatatatatatatatatatatatatatatatatatatatatatatatattagtgggcTATGTCATATTTACATTTGTTTCTGAATTATGTGCACCAGAAAGAGCAATTTGGTCGCGTTTCTGAACTATGCACGTGTCCTTATTCGGATCCATTTTCGATACCCGTCGGTTAACCATTCCCCCATCGGGTTTGATGTAGAATTGATTGCGGTCTATCTAAGAGCACAGAAGTAATTATagttttttgtttgtaattataGTTGTTCAACAACAAGAAACATATAAGCAATTGTAGTTTGACACGTAGACGATATTAGAGTTCAGTGTAAGTTAAAGTAAAAAAAAAGTGTTCAACTACAATATTAATCGAGCGAGCGACACATAGGTAATCGGCCAGAATAAACTTGGACCCCCATACCCCTAACCCTAAGGGCAAAAACGATGACCCGTTCCCTATCCATTAAGATCCACCATAGATGAAAATGACGTCCAACACCGTATCCATTCATTTTGAGTTTTTTTTTTGCgcgaaaacttccgatctattcatcaactgtcaaggtagtacaaaaaacactagaagtaaaaattacatccaggtctgtagaccacctagcgacgactacaatctctggagcgagccgaaggcgcgccgccgtcatcgcccctccctcgtcggagccgggcaaacattgttgtagtagacagtcgggaagtcgtcgtgctaaggccccatgggaccagcgcaccagaacagcaaccgccgccgatgaagagaagcatagaccggaaggatccaacctgcagaCACACAGACGTAGACGAGCGAAGACCGGATCCAgtcggatccaccgaagacaaacgccgaccggatcccatgagatccgccggagacaaacctccacacgccttCCGACGATACTTGAAACATCACCAGGACGAGGGCTAGGCggggaggaccttattccatcttcaagaagccgccACGGCCTCATCTTCTTGAGCatggcacaaaccctaacaaaactcagaaaatcatctaaaaacggagccctcccgctggcaagggccgggatccaccgtgCCTCCATGATCCGAGGACCATAGAAGATAAGGCGGaccggcggcgccggcgagaggcaaggAAACCCTAGATGGGAGTTGGGCGTGGGCAGGAGGAGCGAAGGGTTCTTCCGGTCCGTGTTTCTGTTGTGTGTGTTTGTTAACTCCATTCATTTTGAGTTACCACCTTATAAAGAGCTGGGGGGTgggggatgctttgtgatttgtgaatgccacatgtcatccatcaggatgggtctcacctgctaatccgtgagacctggtctcatacaattttttccccccgccgccgccgccgctccaatCCAATCCCGATTCGATTCGATTCCGGCCGCCGCCCACCCTCTACTCTCCTCTCCGGAACGCAGGCGGCGATGCGCGGCGGGCGctcggggggagggggcggcggggggctgcggAACCCGTGCCTGACGATGCACCAGCCGTGGGCGTCGCTGCTGGTGCACGGCATCAAGCGCGTGGAGGGCCGGTCCTGGCCGTCGCCGGTGACCGGCCGCCTCTGGATCCACGCCGCCTCCAAGGTGCCCGACCCCGACACCGTGGCCGCCATGGAGGCCTTCTACCGGGAGATCTACGCCGTCGACGGCGTCCACCACATCGACTTCCCCCAGCACTACCCCGTCTCCCGCCTCCTCGGTCCCTATCCATCGTCTTCCTTGCTAGTTACCGATTATTGCTGCTCCTCCTCCTAAGCTTGCTGACGCCATTGCCGATTGTTGCTCAGGGTGCGTCGAGGTGGTCGGCTGCGTCAGGTCCGAGGAGCTCGTCTGCTGGGAGGACGTGCCTCAATCAGTAACGCCCTTTCTTTCCTCTCCTGTGCACAAGCCATTCCACAATTTGTCATGTCATGCCACTCAAAACATTGCTAAATATGGTGCTTCTTGaattgatttgatttgatttgatttgattgcaGGTCAGGCTTGAGGGCTTGACTGACTTCTGCTGGCTTTGCGAGAATCCACAGGTAAACCGCCCCCGAAACCTCCCATTTACACGTCAGTCGCAATTAGTATGCTGTCATTGCCTAGATTCACATCCCACCTTGTCAAAGCGCCCACCTTATATGCCTCAGACTGAGAtgcctgttttttttctttctttctatttttgaCAATTTTCCATGCACTTTGAATTGTGCAGAAGTTGGTGGTTCCGTTCGAGATGCGCGGTTACCAGGGCGTGTACAATTTGGAAAGAAGGGTCAGTTGTTAAAGCAATGCTTTTCATCCTTCTTTTGTCGCTGCAAGTGCAACCGTTTGAGCTTATTCTGCgccgtgtcgtgtcgtgtcgtgtcgtgtcgcaGGTCTATGAGGGAGCCGCCAGGGGTCTTTCGCATGTTCAAGGTCCACTGCCGGTCAAGTTCCCGCTTCCAGATCCCAGAAACCCATTATCTCTCAAGCCAGGGTCTCTTAATTTCGACTCTTCAAAGTCCGCCCTGGTCAAAACTGAGAGTGTTTCTGCAGCGATAGCTGGGGCTAGAGCTGCCGCGACTCAGTATTCGAGGAAGGGCACTAGTGCTGCCACTAGCAGCGAGATTCAAACTCGAGGGAAATCAAGGGAAAATCATGCCGATGGCAGTTCAGGGAGTGGTGCTCTGCCGTCTTTTGTCCAGAACAGCCCATCCCATCCGCAAAACCAGGATAGATCGCCTGTTGTCCAGAACGGTTCACCCCATCTGCAAAACCAGGATCCATCCCCTGTTGTCCAGAACAGTTCATCCCATTCGGTAAACCAGAATACATTCCCTGTTGTCCAGAACAGTCCATCCTACGCACAAACTCGGAATTCTCAGTATATGGTTCAGAGCAGTCCATCCTACTCGCAAACTCACAATCCTCAGCATATGGTTCAGAGCAGTCCATCCTACGCGCAAACTCGGAATTCTCAGCATATGGTTCAGAGCAGTCCATCCTATTCGCAAACTCAGAATCCTCCGTATATGGTGCAGAGCAGTCCATATTCGCAGAACACTCCATCCTATTTGCAGAACCAGAGTCGATCGTCCAATATCCAGAGCACTCCATTCTATTTCCATGACCAATATCAATCGTCCAATGTTCACAACAGTCCATCCTACTTCCATTATCAGAACCAATCCCCCACTGTCCAAAACAGTCCATCCTATTCTCATGACCAGAATCCACCATCCAATGTCCAGAACTACCCATCCCATCTGCAAAACCATAACCCATCTCCCGTTGCCCACAACAGTCCATCATTTTTGCAACACCAGAACGCCGAGCCTCGGAGAAGTCCCAGACTACAGGGTGGAGCTCCCCACAGGGTGAGTGCTCATTTTTCATTCTGAAGCAGAATTTCGTACCACCAAGATAACTATGAAGTATAAACTGGGGCAGTGAGTAAATTTAGCTGTCTATCCCCAGTAACTTATTGCTGTTTGATTTCCCCAGTAACTTACGTATGAAGCTAAACTAGAGATTTCTATACTAAGCTGTTGCTGTTAATTTGCACGGCCGGGCTTGGAGACAACTAGACACATAGTTTGAATGCTGGAATTACTGGACATGTCTAGTACACACATGGTCACTTGTGTATGAAGCTAAACTAGAGATGTCTATAGTAAGTTGTTGCTGTTTATTATTTTGAAGCGTTAGATATGTAAACAAGTATTTTgtttctctctctgtgtgtgtggaaTTAGCAGCCACCTGCCAGAGTTTATTTTTTCAATTTCCTTGCACGGTCAACGTGTAAGGTGTGTTTTAGTCAGATGTTT comes from Triticum aestivum cultivar Chinese Spring chromosome 5B, IWGSC CS RefSeq v2.1, whole genome shotgun sequence and encodes:
- the LOC123114481 gene encoding uncharacterized protein isoform X1, translating into MRGGRSGGGGGGGLRNPCLTMHQPWASLLVHGIKRVEGRSWPSPVTGRLWIHAASKVPDPDTVAAMEAFYREIYAVDGVHHIDFPQHYPVSRLLGCVEVVGCVRSEELVCWEDVPQSVRLEGLTDFCWLCENPQKLVVPFEMRGYQGVYNLERRVYEGAARGLSHVQGPLPVKFPLPDPRNPLSLKPGSLNFDSSKSALVKTESVSAAIAGARAAATQYSRKGTSAATSSEIQTRGKSRENHADGSSGSGALPSFVQNSPSHPQNQDRSPVVQNGSPHLQNQDPSPVVQNSSSHSVNQNTFPVVQNSPSYAQTRNSQYMVQSSPSYSQTHNPQHMVQSSPSYAQTRNSQHMVQSSPSYSQTQNPPYMVQSSPYSQNTPSYLQNQSRSSNIQSTPFYFHDQYQSSNVHNSPSYFHYQNQSPTVQNSPSYSHDQNPPSNVQNYPSHLQNHNPSPVAHNSPSFLQHQNAEPRRSPRLQGGAPHRLVAAALRDLKQSSLRESGEQSSAPRS
- the LOC123114481 gene encoding uncharacterized protein C2orf16 isoform X2; the protein is MRGGRSGGGGGGGLRNPCLTMHQPWASLLVHGIKRVEGRSWPSPVTGRLWIHAASKVPDPDTVAAMEAFYREIYAVDGVHHIDFPQHYPVSRLLGCVEVVGCVRSEELVCWEDVPQSVRLEGLTDFCWLCENPQKLVVPFEMRGYQGVYNLERRVYEGAARGLSHVQGPLPVKFPLPDPRNPLSLKPGSLNFDSSKSALVKTESVSAAIAGARAAATQYSRKGTSAATSSEIQTRGKSRENHADGSSGSGALPSFVQNSPSHPQNQDRSPVVQNGSPHLQNQDPSPVVQNSSSHSVNQNTFPVVQNSPSYAQTRNSQYMVQSSPSYSQTHNPQHMVQSSPSYAQTRNSQHMVQSSPSYSQTQNPPYMVQSSPYSQNTPSYLQNQSRSSNIQSTPFYFHDQYQSSNVHNSPSYFHYQNQSPTVQNSPSYSHDQNPPSNVQNYPSHLQNHNPSPVAHNSPSFLQHQNAEPRRSPRLQGGAPHRRR